The following are encoded together in the Prosthecobacter sp. SYSU 5D2 genome:
- a CDS encoding 3D domain-containing protein has translation MNAQRFLCWSFTTALTVSSLTSCALPLETLGWANAKPKPKAGAPLQAGVRYEVRKALAAGVPFRPQEMKRYYFVMETPRPPMLAAAQTPGKRMTVRTTAYCHDEDDHIAYGVKNAIGTPLKFGSVRSAAADWSRYPVGTRFRIAGQPDVVYEVDDYGSALVGTGTIDLYKPTQGQMNDWGVRHVDIEVLQWGSYQRSMDIMRDRTRWPHVRRMVEDIETKVYQVTRDSIKAPMTASL, from the coding sequence ATGAATGCACAACGCTTCCTTTGCTGGTCCTTCACCACTGCGTTGACGGTTTCCTCACTGACTTCCTGCGCGCTGCCCTTGGAGACCCTGGGCTGGGCCAATGCTAAGCCGAAACCGAAGGCCGGGGCACCGCTTCAGGCCGGAGTGCGTTATGAGGTGCGCAAGGCGCTGGCTGCCGGGGTGCCCTTCCGACCGCAGGAGATGAAGCGCTATTACTTTGTCATGGAGACGCCCCGCCCGCCCATGCTGGCCGCCGCCCAGACCCCGGGGAAACGCATGACCGTCCGCACCACCGCCTACTGCCATGATGAGGATGACCACATCGCCTACGGGGTGAAGAACGCCATCGGCACGCCATTGAAATTCGGCTCCGTGCGCAGTGCAGCCGCAGACTGGTCCCGCTACCCGGTAGGCACACGCTTCCGCATCGCCGGGCAGCCGGATGTGGTCTATGAAGTGGATGACTACGGCAGCGCCTTGGTGGGCACCGGCACCATTGACCTTTACAAGCCCACCCAGGGCCAGATGAATGACTGGGGCGTGCGCCATGTGGACATCGAGGTGCTGCAGTGGGGCTCCTACCAGCGCAGCATGGACATCATGCGCGACCGCACCCGCTGGCCGCATGTCCGCCGCATGGTGGAGGACATCGAGACCAAGGTTTACCAGGTCACGCGGGATTCCATCAAGGCGCCGATGACGGCCTCCTTGTAA
- a CDS encoding efflux RND transporter periplasmic adaptor subunit → MNAIKSLPSSLWIPGALTGLLFITACKPAAPPAPPAPPPPAVIVAQVTQKTVPIYVENVGQTQAAETVEIRARVTGFITDAPFKEGSLVKKGDLLFKIDPRAYEAVVDQSMANVAKAEASVERARADVVRLAPLVASSAISKQESDNAATTAKVAEADLLAAKAALATAELNLSYATMTAPFDGMIGARNVDVGNYVGSSAENSLLATISTTSPMRVTFNVAEQNYLRFQRRFMGDEVAQEEHSAKMEFELILSDGSVYEHKGIFEFADRALDPRTGTLKIEVSFPNDEYLLRPGQFARVRAKPEERPDALLVPQRAVTETQSLQSVLIVGEGNKVEQRAVKTEGRYEDFFIVASGVKAGETVIIEGVQKARPGMVVNPKTESEAAPEEKGESKPAAEVKPPGETNPPAEAKPAGDAKSPSPAPGPAAQ, encoded by the coding sequence ATGAACGCCATCAAGAGCCTGCCTTCGTCACTGTGGATTCCTGGGGCGCTGACAGGCCTCCTGTTCATCACGGCCTGCAAGCCCGCCGCACCGCCTGCGCCCCCGGCACCGCCGCCACCGGCCGTCATCGTTGCCCAGGTCACGCAGAAAACGGTTCCCATCTATGTGGAAAACGTCGGCCAGACCCAGGCGGCGGAGACGGTGGAGATCCGCGCCCGGGTGACCGGTTTCATTACGGATGCGCCCTTCAAAGAAGGCAGCCTGGTAAAAAAAGGCGACCTGCTTTTCAAGATAGACCCGCGTGCCTATGAGGCCGTGGTGGACCAGTCCATGGCGAATGTGGCCAAGGCCGAGGCCAGTGTGGAGCGCGCCCGGGCGGACGTCGTCCGGCTGGCTCCGCTCGTCGCCTCCAGTGCCATCTCCAAGCAGGAAAGCGACAATGCCGCCACCACCGCCAAGGTTGCCGAGGCAGATCTCCTGGCCGCCAAGGCCGCCCTGGCCACAGCGGAACTGAACCTCAGCTACGCCACCATGACGGCCCCCTTTGACGGCATGATCGGCGCCCGCAATGTGGATGTGGGCAACTACGTCGGCAGCAGTGCGGAAAACTCCCTGCTGGCCACCATCTCCACCACCAGCCCCATGCGCGTGACCTTCAATGTGGCGGAGCAAAATTACCTGCGCTTCCAGCGGCGGTTCATGGGGGATGAAGTGGCGCAGGAGGAGCACAGCGCCAAAATGGAGTTTGAGCTCATCCTCAGCGACGGCTCCGTTTACGAGCACAAAGGCATCTTTGAATTTGCCGATCGCGCCCTGGATCCCCGCACGGGCACTTTGAAGATTGAGGTCAGCTTTCCCAACGATGAATACCTGCTGCGCCCCGGCCAGTTTGCCCGCGTCCGCGCCAAGCCGGAAGAGCGTCCGGACGCCCTGCTGGTGCCGCAGCGCGCCGTCACCGAGACCCAAAGCCTGCAATCTGTGCTCATCGTGGGAGAGGGGAACAAAGTGGAGCAACGGGCCGTGAAGACGGAGGGCCGCTACGAGGACTTCTTCATCGTCGCCAGTGGTGTCAAGGCCGGGGAGACCGTCATCATCGAAGGCGTCCAAAAAGCCCGCCCCGGCATGGTGGTCAATCCCAAGACCGAGAGCGAAGCCGCCCCTGAAGAAAAGGGTGAATCCAAGCCCGCTGCCGAGGTGAAGCCACCCGGTGAAACGAATCCTCCTGCCGAAGCAAAGCCGGCAGGGGATGCAAAGTCCCCTTCCCCCGCTCCCGGCCCTGCCGCCCAGTAA
- a CDS encoding multidrug efflux RND transporter permease subunit — MAHFFIKRRVFAMVLSILIVLVGWLGLTGLPIARYPTMTPPTIQVTAVYPGASAQVVEETVTSPLEQEINGAEDMLYMSSGSTSDGQCSIKVTFRVGKNIDDAAVDVQNRVARAQSRLPADVVKNGITVTKQSPDMLLVFAISSENGEYDDLFLNNYAFLNLQPQMNRVPGVGAVNIFTQKDYSMRVWLQPDKLANLGLTATDVTQALQEQNIQAAAGQIGAPPATDGTEFQFSVNVRGRLVNAEEFGSIVLTTLPDGTVVRLRDVARTELGGKDYASFGRINGAPAALVGIFQLPTANALDTAIACRERMEELSKSFPPGMVAKVSFDTTLFVTASLEEVMHTLAEAFILVVLVVFIFLGNWRATFIPMLAVPVSLIGTFALFGVLGFTINTLTLFALVLAIGIVVDDAIVVVEAVEHHIEHGLSPLEATQKAMTEVSGPVIAIALVLCSVFVPVSFMGGITGKLYQQFAMTLSVSVLISALVALSLTPALCVMLLRPRKTNKGPLGRGLDWFNRTFERLTGSYVKICRWMMRYAVITAVLLLGIYAGIFGLLARLPTSFLPDEDMGYMFVITTLPDGASQQRTDRVLRKVETILQETPGVRDVITIGGLNLLSGARSSSAGVCIVSLHDWKDRTDPAQQIPQLVPALFGKLSQIPEAMIIPTAPPPIQGLGNAGGVQFELQDRSGGTPEQLQVVADDFIAAASQHPQLARVFSFYSTRVPQTFVELDRDKIKTLGIPLDGVFSSLQAYLGGIYVNDLTLFGRSFQVKVQAEPEYRMKPEDIYGIFTRNAEGGMVPFSTFAKVDTVTGSDLLPHYNVYRTAEISATGNPGISSGQVITAMEELAAKHLPEGFGYEWTGTALQEKESGGQQTTIFGLALLFVFLVLAAQYESWAVPFAVIFGLPIGIFGAFAAAWLRGLTNDVYVQIGLVMLLGLAAKNAILIVEFARTRREQGMDIREAALEGARLRLRPIVMTSLAFILGVVPLVISTGAGAASRQSLGTAVCFGMAAATVIGVFFIPWLYVVVQTVAEKITGSPKVEEAVEKK; from the coding sequence ATGGCTCATTTTTTCATCAAACGCCGGGTCTTTGCGATGGTGCTGTCCATCCTCATCGTCCTGGTGGGCTGGCTGGGCCTCACCGGCCTGCCAATCGCCCGGTATCCCACCATGACGCCGCCGACCATCCAGGTCACCGCCGTCTATCCCGGCGCCAGCGCCCAGGTGGTGGAGGAGACCGTCACCTCCCCGCTGGAGCAGGAGATCAACGGGGCCGAGGACATGCTCTACATGTCCAGCGGCAGCACCAGCGACGGCCAGTGTTCCATTAAGGTCACCTTCCGGGTGGGAAAAAACATTGATGACGCCGCCGTGGACGTGCAGAACCGCGTGGCCCGGGCCCAGTCCCGACTGCCAGCGGATGTGGTGAAAAACGGCATCACCGTCACCAAGCAGTCGCCGGACATGCTGCTGGTCTTTGCCATCAGCTCGGAGAATGGCGAATACGATGACCTCTTCCTCAACAACTACGCCTTTCTCAACCTCCAGCCGCAGATGAACCGCGTGCCGGGCGTCGGCGCAGTGAACATTTTCACCCAGAAGGACTACTCCATGCGCGTCTGGCTGCAGCCGGACAAGCTGGCCAATCTGGGCCTGACCGCCACCGATGTCACCCAGGCCCTGCAAGAGCAGAATATCCAGGCAGCCGCCGGGCAGATCGGTGCACCACCCGCCACGGACGGCACCGAGTTCCAGTTCTCCGTCAATGTCCGTGGCCGCCTGGTGAATGCGGAGGAGTTTGGCAGCATCGTCCTCACCACCCTTCCGGACGGCACCGTCGTGCGCCTGCGGGATGTGGCCCGCACAGAACTGGGCGGGAAGGACTACGCCAGCTTTGGTCGCATCAATGGCGCCCCCGCCGCGCTGGTGGGCATCTTCCAGCTTCCCACGGCCAATGCACTGGACACCGCCATTGCCTGCCGCGAGCGCATGGAGGAGCTGTCCAAAAGCTTCCCGCCCGGCATGGTGGCGAAGGTCAGCTTTGACACCACCCTCTTTGTCACCGCCTCCCTGGAGGAGGTGATGCATACGCTGGCGGAGGCCTTCATCCTCGTCGTCCTCGTGGTCTTCATCTTCCTGGGGAACTGGCGCGCCACCTTCATCCCCATGCTGGCCGTGCCCGTCTCCCTCATCGGCACCTTTGCCCTCTTCGGCGTCCTCGGTTTCACCATCAATACCCTCACCCTCTTCGCCCTCGTCCTGGCCATCGGCATCGTCGTGGATGATGCCATCGTGGTGGTGGAGGCCGTGGAGCACCACATTGAGCACGGCCTCAGTCCGCTGGAGGCCACGCAAAAGGCCATGACGGAGGTTTCCGGCCCCGTCATCGCCATCGCCCTTGTCCTGTGCTCCGTCTTTGTCCCGGTTTCCTTCATGGGGGGCATCACGGGAAAGCTGTACCAGCAGTTTGCCATGACGTTGTCCGTCTCCGTGCTCATCTCCGCCCTGGTGGCCCTCTCCCTCACGCCCGCCCTCTGCGTGATGCTTCTGCGCCCGCGCAAAACTAACAAGGGACCGCTGGGCCGCGGCCTGGACTGGTTTAACCGCACCTTCGAGCGCCTAACCGGAAGTTATGTCAAAATCTGCCGCTGGATGATGCGCTATGCAGTCATTACCGCCGTGCTTCTGCTGGGCATTTATGCCGGCATCTTTGGCCTGCTGGCGCGGCTGCCCACCTCCTTCCTGCCGGATGAGGACATGGGCTATATGTTTGTCATCACCACCCTGCCGGACGGAGCCTCCCAGCAGCGCACGGACCGGGTGCTGCGCAAAGTGGAAACCATCCTGCAGGAGACGCCCGGCGTGCGCGATGTCATCACCATCGGCGGGCTGAACCTGCTCAGCGGCGCCCGCAGTTCCAGCGCCGGCGTCTGCATCGTCTCCCTGCATGACTGGAAGGACCGCACCGACCCCGCTCAGCAGATCCCCCAGCTTGTGCCCGCCCTCTTTGGCAAACTCAGCCAGATTCCTGAGGCAATGATCATCCCCACAGCCCCGCCGCCCATCCAGGGCCTGGGCAATGCCGGCGGGGTGCAGTTTGAGCTTCAGGACCGCAGCGGCGGCACGCCGGAGCAGCTCCAGGTCGTGGCGGATGACTTCATCGCCGCCGCCTCCCAGCATCCCCAACTGGCCCGTGTTTTCAGCTTTTACAGCACCCGCGTCCCGCAGACCTTTGTGGAGCTGGACCGCGATAAAATCAAAACCCTCGGCATCCCCCTGGACGGCGTCTTTTCCTCCCTCCAGGCCTACCTGGGCGGCATCTATGTGAACGACCTCACCCTCTTTGGCCGCAGCTTCCAGGTCAAGGTGCAGGCCGAGCCCGAGTACCGCATGAAGCCGGAGGACATCTACGGCATCTTCACCCGCAATGCCGAAGGCGGCATGGTCCCCTTCAGCACCTTTGCCAAAGTGGACACCGTTACCGGCTCCGACCTCCTGCCGCATTACAACGTCTATCGCACCGCCGAGATCAGCGCAACCGGCAATCCCGGCATCAGCTCCGGCCAGGTCATCACCGCCATGGAGGAGCTGGCCGCCAAGCACCTGCCAGAAGGCTTCGGCTATGAGTGGACCGGCACTGCCCTCCAGGAAAAAGAGTCCGGCGGCCAGCAGACCACCATCTTCGGACTCGCCCTGCTCTTCGTCTTCCTGGTCCTGGCCGCCCAGTATGAGAGCTGGGCCGTGCCCTTTGCCGTCATCTTTGGTCTGCCCATCGGCATCTTCGGTGCCTTTGCCGCCGCCTGGCTGCGCGGACTAACCAACGATGTGTACGTGCAGATCGGCCTCGTCATGCTGCTCGGCCTCGCTGCCAAGAACGCCATCCTCATTGTCGAGTTCGCCCGCACCCGCCGTGAGCAGGGCATGGACATCCGCGAAGCCGCACTGGAAGGCGCCAGGCTCCGCCTCCGCCCCATCGTCATGACCTCCCTCGCCTTCATTCTCGGCGTCGTCCCCCTCGTCATCTCCACCGGTGCCGGGGCCGCCAGCCGCCAGAGCCTTGGCACCGCCGTCTGCTTCGGCATGGCCGCCGCCACCGTCATCGGCGTCTTCTTCATCCCCTGGCTCTATGTCGTCGTCCAGACCGTCGCCGAAAAAATCACCGGTTCTCCAAAGGTGGAGGAAGCGGTGGAGAAAAAATGA
- a CDS encoding type II toxin-antitoxin system RelE/ParE family toxin, with protein sequence MGSTSFHVRLTDSALNDLYEIDDYWSLKGEPERGEQYVRNLMETAERELSSLLRAQSGRLVRVAILPETRELLVFKGSYKIIYRVNAAENIVHILRFWHSHRDEVDLGQMGGL encoded by the coding sequence ATGGGCTCAACGTCGTTCCATGTCCGCCTGACTGATTCGGCGCTTAATGATCTCTACGAGATTGACGATTACTGGTCCCTGAAGGGTGAACCAGAACGGGGTGAACAATACGTTCGCAATCTCATGGAAACCGCTGAGCGGGAGCTGTCATCTCTTTTGCGTGCTCAAAGTGGTCGTCTTGTACGTGTCGCCATATTGCCCGAAACCCGGGAACTCCTGGTCTTCAAAGGCAGCTATAAAATCATATACCGGGTCAACGCCGCAGAAAACATCGTCCACATCCTGCGCTTCTGGCATAGTCACCGCGATGAGGTGGATTTAGGTCAAATGGGCGGGCTGTAG
- the fmt gene encoding methionyl-tRNA formyltransferase, with the protein MRILFIGTGYIGLPSLEWLLYTPKHQVVGVVTQPDKPAGRKLVLTPPLVKVRALAAGIPVIQPVKIRNAVEELKAFNADVVVVVAYGQILSREVLDVPKLACLNIHASLLPKYRGASPIQAAIRAGDEQTGVTIMHMDEGLDTGDILLMDRVTIDPTDTGGTLHDKLALAAPASLEEALDLIDSGPAPRKAQENQFASHCGKLKREDGRLDWTKSARELELLIRAYNPWPGTFTLLPGTDKPVPLKVHRARVIPDAEACPAPGTVVSSDPKTGLIIACGEGLLSLEEVQSEGGKRLPAADFLRGKGVETGVVLG; encoded by the coding sequence ATGCGCATCCTTTTTATCGGCACCGGGTACATCGGCCTGCCCTCGCTGGAATGGCTTCTCTACACGCCCAAGCACCAGGTGGTGGGCGTCGTCACGCAGCCGGACAAGCCAGCCGGTCGCAAGCTGGTGCTCACCCCGCCGCTGGTGAAGGTGCGCGCCCTGGCCGCCGGCATCCCCGTCATCCAGCCCGTGAAAATTCGCAACGCCGTGGAAGAACTGAAAGCTTTCAATGCCGATGTGGTCGTGGTGGTGGCCTACGGGCAGATCCTGTCTCGCGAGGTGCTGGACGTGCCCAAGCTGGCCTGCCTGAACATCCACGCCTCTCTGCTGCCCAAATATCGCGGGGCATCCCCCATCCAGGCCGCCATACGGGCGGGGGATGAGCAGACCGGCGTCACCATCATGCACATGGATGAAGGCTTGGACACTGGCGACATCCTCCTAATGGACCGGGTGACCATTGATCCCACCGACACCGGCGGCACCCTGCATGACAAGCTGGCCCTGGCCGCCCCAGCCAGCCTGGAGGAGGCGCTGGATCTCATAGATTCCGGCCCCGCCCCCCGCAAGGCGCAGGAAAACCAGTTCGCCAGCCACTGCGGCAAATTGAAGCGCGAAGACGGCCGCCTGGACTGGACAAAAAGCGCACGCGAGCTGGAACTGCTCATCCGCGCTTATAACCCCTGGCCCGGCACCTTCACCCTGCTGCCCGGCACCGACAAACCCGTGCCCCTAAAAGTCCACCGCGCCCGAGTCATCCCCGACGCCGAAGCCTGCCCCGCCCCCGGCACCGTCGTCTCCAGCGACCCCAAGACCGGCCTCATCATCGCCTGCGGCGAGGGCCTCCTGAGCCTCGAAGAAGTCCAGTCCGAAGGCGGCAAACGCCTCCCCGCCGCCGACTTCCTGCGCGGCAAAGGCGTGGAGACGGGCGTGGTTTTGGGGTGA
- a CDS encoding nucleoside monophosphate kinase, translating to MAESNPRYRTLLILGAPGSGKGTQGKVLGSIPRFHHLACGDVFRSLDTRTPLGQKFVQYSSRGELVPDDVTVQLWRANINQRVDGHLFKPEIDFLVLDGIPRNIDQAKFMEEDIEVLKVFHLSCPDRTELARRLRKRALKDNRFDDANESVIQQRFATYEAETKPILEYYKGDRIKEIDASQPPAKVLYDILEGVMTLQAWRDIEQMKI from the coding sequence ATGGCTGAATCCAACCCCCGTTATCGCACCCTTCTTATCCTCGGCGCTCCAGGCAGCGGCAAGGGAACGCAGGGAAAGGTGCTCGGCTCCATCCCGCGTTTTCATCATCTGGCCTGTGGCGATGTCTTCCGCTCCCTGGATACCCGCACGCCGCTGGGACAGAAGTTTGTGCAATACTCCAGCCGGGGGGAGCTGGTGCCGGATGACGTGACGGTGCAGCTCTGGCGCGCTAACATCAACCAGCGCGTGGACGGCCATCTCTTCAAGCCGGAGATTGATTTCCTGGTGCTCGACGGCATTCCGCGCAACATTGACCAGGCAAAGTTCATGGAGGAGGACATCGAGGTGCTGAAGGTCTTTCACCTGTCCTGCCCGGACCGCACGGAGCTGGCGCGGCGGCTGCGCAAACGCGCGCTGAAGGACAACCGTTTTGACGATGCCAATGAGAGCGTCATCCAGCAGCGCTTCGCCACGTATGAGGCGGAGACCAAGCCTATCCTGGAATATTACAAAGGCGACCGCATCAAGGAGATCGATGCCAGCCAGCCCCCGGCCAAGGTGCTTTACGACATCCTGGAAGGCGTGATGACGCTGCAGGCCTGGCGTGACATTGAGCAGATGAAGATTTAA